Below is a genomic region from Kwoniella dejecticola CBS 10117 chromosome 4, complete sequence.
CTCTATTCCTCGGGCCATCTGAGACTTGAGGATCATTTCCTTATCTTGGAGTGGAAGCTTTTCATGGACTTAAATGGAGAAGCCATCTTACTTATGCTGACATTTTAACATTCTGATCATTCGACAGAGTGTACTACCTCCCACTACCGATGTTACACCTGGCTACCTCAGTCGCTCGACCGAATTTGATATCCCTCGGAACGTGTTTCGGCAAGTTCTCCAAGACGCAGAAATTCAAATTGGGCATAACGTGTTTAGACTGGATAGCGAAGTACGCCAaatacaaggtgagtctcaagGAAGCGATATCGATCCTGTATCTGAATCTGTATATGGATTTGGATCTCGGTCGATCTTTTGTCGGCGAAAAGTCGATGTCCCCTTTGATGCACTGAAACTGATACTTTGAGAATGACTTCGTAGGTCTGGATAAAACCTTCTGGAGAATTACCGTTCTTATACGGAAATCACGTAGCCAAAGCCCACTTGGGCAGGATAACGGAGGATACGCCCGAACATCAGGGTGTGGTAGTCTACAATATGGCGGATGTACCtcttgtgagtcgagtgatTCGTTGTGTTTCTAGGCAATAGGCAAGAATATCGGTGCTCGCTGGTAGAGGtaaaggtgaaggtgaaaaTGGAGGCATAGGCAGGTAGATGGGATTTGGGACGGTCAAGAGTAATTGGTAGCAATGGATGTGAGATGGGTGTCACGACTACAGCAGGAGTTGGACTGTAGTGGATGGAGACTGGAATTGAGCgcggaaatggaaatggaaatggtAATGGAAATCGGCTTTAGAACGGAATAGAGACTGAAATTGGGATTTGGTCATGTTGGA
It encodes:
- a CDS encoding 60S ribosome subunit biogenesis protein nip7, with protein sequence MRPLTEEETKAVFEKLANYIGKNLVHLIDRDEDDAYCFRLHKDRVYYLPLPMLHLATSVARPNLISLGTCFGKFSKTQKFKLGITCLDWIAKYAKYKVWIKPSGELPFLYGNHVAKAHLGRITEDTPEHQGVVVYNMADVPLGFGVTARSTIDTRKLDPTGIIVFHQADVGEFLRDEDTMF